The Acinetobacter defluvii genome includes a region encoding these proteins:
- the dsbG gene encoding thiol:disulfide interchange protein DsbG yields MQNFRHSSRKIALTLCVLGSVNSSFALTPLQQQIAKEGFEFVKEIPAPANMTGWAGHKEQYPATVFISNDQKYYIVGDLYNAKGENLSVDALNTHVKNAVLDDVWKSLEKSTYIQDGKKDAARIVYVFSDPNCPYCHQFWQKARPWVESGKVQLRHIQVAVIRKESRGQVATLLTSKNPEQVFSQLNLKSGDQSLKPMQNIPADIAAKIDANQALMDKYGFFATPAVIWKSQQGEFKSTQGMPKDLKEVFEK; encoded by the coding sequence ATGCAAAATTTTCGTCATTCATCAAGAAAAATCGCTTTAACTTTATGTGTGTTAGGGAGTGTAAATTCAAGCTTTGCCTTGACACCACTACAACAGCAGATTGCCAAAGAAGGTTTTGAGTTTGTCAAAGAAATTCCTGCACCTGCCAATATGACCGGTTGGGCAGGGCACAAAGAGCAATATCCTGCAACCGTATTTATTTCCAATGATCAAAAATATTACATCGTGGGCGATCTATATAATGCTAAAGGCGAAAATTTGTCGGTAGATGCCTTGAATACCCATGTCAAAAATGCAGTCTTGGATGATGTCTGGAAATCACTGGAAAAGTCAACCTACATTCAAGATGGTAAAAAGGATGCAGCTCGTATCGTGTATGTATTCTCTGATCCAAACTGTCCGTATTGTCATCAATTTTGGCAAAAAGCACGTCCTTGGGTGGAGTCAGGTAAAGTTCAATTACGTCATATCCAAGTCGCTGTGATCCGTAAAGAAAGTCGTGGTCAAGTGGCAACTTTATTGACCTCTAAAAATCCTGAGCAAGTTTTTAGTCAATTGAATTTAAAATCTGGAGATCAGTCTTTAAAACCAATGCAAAATATTCCTGCTGATATTGCAGCAAAAATTGATGCCAACCAAGCGTTGATGGATAAATATGGATTTTTTGCAACGCCTGCAGTGATTTGGAAAAGTCAACAAGGTGAGTTTAAGTCTACGCAAGGTATGCCAAAAGATTTAAAAGAGGTATTTGAAAAATAG
- a CDS encoding amino acid aminotransferase, with protein sequence MFQHVDPYAGDPILSLMEEYSKDERAQKVNLSIGLYYNEDSIVPQLEAVKTALKNIEPLNDKVKLYLPMDGSKTYNLATQALVFGENSQARKDGRVVTIQTLGGSGALKVGADFLKKYFPESDIWVSQPTWDNHIAIFNGAGINAHFYRYFDAATNGVNIEAMLEDLNKIPAKGIVLLHPCCHNPTGADLTPAEWDRVIEVLKVRDLIPFLDIAYQGFGQGLEEDAYAIRALDKSGMNFIVSNSFSKIFSLYGERVGGLSFVCDDAETAQKVLGQLKATVRRIYSSPATTGALIVDTVLHDEKLAENWKAELQEMRERIIKMRDLLKTKLETALPERDFSYLVKQQGMFSYTGLTAEQVDILKDQYAIYLVRSGRMCAAGLNLNNIDAVANAFAEVMKKTT encoded by the coding sequence ATGTTTCAACATGTCGATCCTTATGCTGGTGACCCGATTCTTTCATTAATGGAAGAATATAGTAAGGATGAACGAGCGCAAAAAGTAAACTTAAGTATCGGTTTATATTATAATGAGGACAGTATTGTGCCTCAGTTAGAAGCAGTTAAAACTGCGCTTAAAAATATTGAACCTCTCAATGATAAAGTGAAACTTTATTTACCTATGGATGGTTCTAAAACCTATAATTTAGCGACACAAGCGTTGGTGTTTGGTGAAAATTCACAGGCACGTAAAGATGGTCGTGTAGTCACGATTCAAACTTTAGGTGGCTCAGGTGCATTAAAAGTTGGCGCAGACTTCTTAAAAAAATATTTCCCAGAATCTGACATTTGGGTGAGCCAACCGACTTGGGACAACCATATTGCGATCTTTAATGGTGCTGGAATTAATGCTCATTTCTATCGTTATTTCGATGCTGCGACCAATGGTGTCAACATCGAAGCAATGCTAGAGGATTTAAATAAGATTCCTGCAAAAGGCATCGTATTACTGCATCCATGCTGCCACAATCCAACAGGTGCAGATTTAACCCCTGCTGAATGGGATCGTGTGATCGAGGTGCTCAAAGTTCGTGATCTCATTCCATTCTTAGACATTGCTTATCAAGGTTTTGGTCAAGGTTTAGAAGAAGATGCTTATGCCATTCGGGCTTTAGACAAGTCAGGTATGAACTTTATTGTCAGTAATTCTTTCTCTAAAATTTTCTCACTCTACGGTGAACGTGTCGGTGGTTTAAGTTTTGTCTGTGATGATGCTGAAACTGCACAAAAAGTTTTAGGTCAGTTAAAAGCAACTGTTCGCCGCATCTACTCTAGCCCAGCAACAACAGGCGCTTTGATTGTCGATACAGTATTACATGATGAAAAACTTGCTGAAAATTGGAAGGCTGAGTTACAAGAAATGCGCGAACGTATTATCAAAATGCGTGATTTGCTGAAAACCAAACTTGAAACTGCATTGCCTGAACGTGATTTTAGTTATCTAGTCAAACAACAAGGCATGTTCAGTTACACAGGTTTAACTGCGGAACAAGTCGATATCTTAAAAGATCAATATGCTATTTATTTGGTGCGTAGCGGTCGTATGTGCGCAGCAGGTTTGAACTTAAATAATATCGACGCAGTAGCCAATGCTTTTGCTGAAGTGATGAAAAAAACAACATAA
- a CDS encoding alpha/beta fold hydrolase, protein MLLNYQFHQPKHDQQKIPLVLIHGLFGSLSNLGAIARALYEKYPVIQLDVRNHGQSPHADEMNYDVMAQDILETLDHLNIQQFSVIGHSMGGKISMKLTELAADRLQQLVILDIAPYAYQENHHDQIFKALFAVKDANISSRKEATEIMHNYLTEEMVIQFLLKSFSKGQWLFNVDALFAHYHDILGWVDIKQWEKPTLFIRGAKSPYIGKDIYLNAIHSQFEKADIQTVDNAGHWLHAEQPDQVLNHIFKYLK, encoded by the coding sequence ATGTTATTAAATTATCAATTCCATCAACCGAAACACGATCAGCAAAAAATACCTCTGGTGCTTATACATGGTTTATTTGGTAGTTTGAGTAATTTAGGCGCAATTGCACGTGCTTTATACGAAAAATATCCTGTGATTCAATTAGATGTACGTAACCACGGGCAGTCCCCTCATGCCGATGAAATGAATTATGACGTGATGGCGCAAGACATTTTAGAAACATTGGATCATTTGAATATTCAACAATTTTCAGTTATTGGGCATAGTATGGGCGGTAAAATTTCGATGAAATTGACCGAACTTGCGGCTGATCGTTTACAACAGTTAGTCATTTTAGATATAGCACCTTATGCTTATCAAGAAAATCACCATGATCAAATTTTTAAAGCATTATTCGCAGTCAAAGATGCCAATATAAGCAGTCGTAAAGAGGCGACTGAAATTATGCATAACTATTTAACAGAGGAAATGGTGATTCAATTTCTTTTAAAATCATTTAGTAAGGGACAGTGGTTATTTAATGTCGATGCATTATTTGCACATTATCATGATATTTTAGGATGGGTAGATATTAAACAATGGGAAAAGCCGACATTATTTATTCGTGGTGCAAAGTCACCATATATTGGTAAAGATATATATTTAAACGCTATTCATTCACAGTTTGAAAAAGCAGATATACAAACAGTGGATAATGCAGGACATTGGTTACACGCAGAGCAGCCTGATCAAGTACTTAATCATATTTTTAAGTATTTAAAATAA
- a CDS encoding sensor domain-containing protein: MAMLDLPYDSQKNQTDASQAAKPVVKTGISDDVKQSLDLLPHLIWIQRGDASYCNSSLKDYIGAESQFIPYCDLLKCIHQKDAEHLYNLWNIAQKTGQNFEKECRICDVNGDFQWLLLIAKSHILNTEQFDWTVTCTNIHERAVLLRETTESLRAHTDMLDVSVDCIKIVRPNGTVSHMNRSGCIALLGQEKVKKFDMEWLSLLPPEVRDKGQIAITSAAKGKNARFAGMSGEGEGRQYWDNILTPVVNEEGETTSILCVSRDITLQRIAENKLRISSERDELTGLMNRRLFKQQLKKSLLKAKNNKHMLGLMLIDLDHFKHINDTLGHPAGDHLLRILSKRLSHSCDENTYVARLGGDEFAVVVNHVEDIEHFKQAAQKVLKQLDRPITYTGKLINGGMSIGCAIYPNDAKESSNLLKFADTALNNLKEGGRGGVRFFNQEMLDITIQKAKQLEIARQIVRENSIEPHYQPKVNLETGKIIGFEALLRWRDLQNNIQLPSTVAEAFNDYELATKIAETMHGKIFDDIALWIQQGLAVVPVSINASPVEFMRDNYAEILLKRLEQYQIPHHLVEIEITEHILAERGYIYVARALNKLKQEGVRIALDDFGTGHSSLTHLHDYPVDTLKIDCGFVHRMNSELPIHAIVQGISQLGPILSLDIIAEGIETEEQLESLKQVGCSLGQGFLFSRAIDASHVAEMLSKNHLDI, encoded by the coding sequence ATGGCTATGTTAGATTTGCCTTACGATTCACAAAAGAATCAGACAGATGCATCACAAGCAGCTAAACCGGTTGTCAAAACAGGGATTAGCGATGATGTAAAACAAAGTTTAGACTTGCTCCCGCATTTGATTTGGATTCAACGAGGAGATGCGAGTTATTGTAATAGCAGTTTAAAAGATTATATTGGTGCAGAAAGCCAATTCATTCCTTACTGTGATTTACTCAAATGCATTCATCAAAAAGATGCTGAGCACTTATATAATCTTTGGAATATTGCGCAAAAAACAGGGCAAAACTTCGAAAAAGAATGTCGTATCTGTGATGTGAATGGTGATTTTCAATGGTTGTTATTGATTGCCAAAAGCCATATTTTAAATACGGAACAGTTTGATTGGACGGTTACATGTACCAATATCCATGAGCGTGCTGTGTTGTTACGAGAAACAACAGAGAGTTTACGTGCACATACTGATATGCTTGATGTGAGTGTGGATTGCATTAAAATTGTACGCCCAAATGGAACAGTTTCACATATGAATCGTTCAGGCTGTATCGCATTATTAGGACAAGAAAAAGTTAAAAAATTTGATATGGAATGGTTGAGTCTTTTACCGCCAGAAGTGCGAGATAAAGGGCAAATTGCCATCACGTCTGCTGCAAAAGGTAAAAATGCGCGTTTTGCTGGGATGAGTGGAGAAGGTGAGGGTCGACAATATTGGGATAATATTTTAACTCCAGTAGTGAATGAAGAAGGTGAAACAACGAGCATTTTGTGTGTTTCACGTGATATCACCTTACAGCGAATTGCAGAAAATAAATTGCGTATTAGTAGTGAGCGTGATGAGTTAACAGGTTTAATGAATCGACGTTTGTTTAAACAACAACTTAAAAAGTCTTTACTTAAAGCCAAAAATAATAAGCATATGCTCGGCTTAATGTTGATTGATTTAGATCATTTTAAACATATTAACGATACACTTGGTCACCCTGCTGGGGATCATTTACTTCGAATTTTATCAAAACGTCTAAGTCATAGCTGTGATGAAAATACCTATGTCGCTCGTTTAGGTGGTGATGAGTTTGCTGTGGTTGTAAATCATGTAGAAGATATCGAGCACTTTAAACAAGCAGCACAAAAAGTTTTAAAACAATTAGACCGCCCAATCACTTATACAGGTAAATTGATCAATGGCGGGATGAGTATTGGTTGTGCAATATATCCTAATGATGCAAAAGAAAGTTCAAATCTTCTTAAATTTGCCGATACAGCTTTAAACAACCTCAAAGAAGGTGGGCGCGGTGGAGTACGTTTCTTTAATCAAGAAATGTTGGATATTACTATTCAAAAAGCCAAGCAATTAGAAATAGCACGTCAAATTGTCCGTGAAAATAGTATCGAACCGCATTATCAACCTAAAGTAAATTTAGAGACCGGCAAGATTATTGGTTTTGAAGCATTACTGCGTTGGAGAGATCTACAGAATAACATTCAATTACCAAGTACTGTTGCAGAAGCATTTAACGATTATGAGCTGGCTACAAAAATTGCTGAAACTATGCATGGTAAAATTTTTGATGATATTGCACTTTGGATTCAACAAGGTCTAGCCGTTGTACCTGTATCGATTAATGCTTCGCCTGTGGAGTTTATGCGTGATAATTATGCAGAAATTTTACTCAAACGGCTTGAGCAATATCAAATCCCTCATCATTTAGTTGAAATTGAAATTACTGAACATATTTTAGCTGAGCGTGGCTATATTTATGTAGCACGTGCTTTAAATAAACTGAAACAAGAAGGTGTGCGAATAGCTTTAGATGATTTCGGTACAGGACATTCCTCTTTAACACATCTACATGATTATCCAGTAGACACTTTGAAAATAGACTGCGGTTTTGTACATCGTATGAATAGTGAATTACCGATTCATGCAATTGTGCAAGGTATTTCCCAACTGGGTCCAATTTTGTCTTTAGACATTATTGCTGAAGGGATCGAAACAGAAGAACAGCTTGAAAGTCTGAAACAAGTGGGTTGCAGTCTTGGGCAAGGCTTCTTGTTTAGTCGTGCAATAGATGCATCCCATGTTGCTGAGATGTTAAGCAAAAACCATTTGGACATATAA
- a CDS encoding 3-deoxy-7-phosphoheptulonate synthase: MNMLNQALQQTSKVETQLSTPIQLKQQFPLSHSFAMQIAEHRQTIQNILAGKDQRLLVITGPCSLHDPISAIEYAQKLKHLQSLVSDQIFLVMRTYIEKPRTTIGWKGYMYDPDLDGSSHLQLGLEKSRELFLNIIEMGLPIASEILSPMATAYFDDLLAWGAIGARTSESQIHREISSHMPFAIGFKNGTDGSIQIALDAIQSATHSHQFMGMGQHGLPCVLESTGNRLAHLILRGSNSGSNYDLNAIKAIRERHQGALPALVIDCSHGNSAKNPFQQPEVLIQIIQERHETHVRGVMLESHLVDGQQKISDNLVYGQSITDGCLGWSKTQDLLLVTHAQLQSLTTKHKSCA; encoded by the coding sequence ATGAACATGTTAAATCAGGCTTTACAACAAACCAGCAAAGTAGAAACACAACTCAGCACACCGATTCAATTAAAACAACAATTTCCGTTAAGCCATTCTTTTGCTATGCAAATCGCAGAGCATCGTCAAACCATTCAAAATATCCTTGCTGGTAAAGATCAGCGTTTGCTGGTGATTACAGGGCCTTGTTCGCTGCATGACCCTATTTCTGCTATAGAATATGCACAAAAATTAAAACACTTACAAAGCTTAGTGTCAGATCAAATTTTCCTTGTAATGCGTACATATATTGAAAAACCAAGAACTACAATTGGTTGGAAAGGTTATATGTATGATCCAGATTTAGATGGTTCTTCTCACTTACAATTAGGCTTAGAAAAATCACGTGAATTATTTTTAAATATTATCGAGATGGGTTTACCGATTGCCAGTGAAATTTTAAGCCCAATGGCAACAGCTTATTTTGATGATTTATTGGCGTGGGGTGCAATTGGTGCGCGTACCAGTGAATCACAAATTCACCGTGAAATCTCAAGTCATATGCCTTTTGCAATAGGTTTCAAAAATGGGACAGATGGTTCAATTCAAATCGCTTTAGATGCCATTCAGTCTGCCACACATTCACACCAATTTATGGGAATGGGACAGCATGGCTTGCCATGTGTGTTAGAAAGTACAGGTAACCGTTTGGCGCATTTAATCCTACGTGGCTCAAATTCTGGTTCCAACTATGATTTAAATGCCATAAAAGCCATTCGTGAGCGTCATCAAGGTGCTTTACCTGCATTGGTGATTGATTGTAGTCATGGGAATAGTGCTAAAAATCCATTCCAGCAGCCAGAAGTGCTCATTCAAATTATTCAAGAACGTCATGAAACGCATGTACGTGGCGTGATGTTGGAAAGTCATTTGGTGGATGGTCAGCAGAAAATTTCTGATAACTTGGTTTATGGTCAATCCATCACCGATGGTTGTTTGGGCTGGAGCAAAACACAAGATTTACTATTGGTGACACATGCACAATTGCAAAGCTTAACAACAAAGCATAAGTCTTGTGCTTAG
- a CDS encoding DUF2058 domain-containing protein produces MVKNALAAQLLKAGLVDNKKAKKLSKQAQHEQRTGQNNDAEMKAKIEQDKQQKLAKDQALNQEKQRVLDEKALVAAISQMISQHKIKDTDGEISYQFIDAAKIKKVYINQQIYNALVSGSLVIAKENNSYAFLPKALAERINEKMAGFIIVNNTENNQATTDEEDPYAAYVIPDDLMW; encoded by the coding sequence ATGGTTAAAAATGCTTTAGCAGCTCAGTTATTAAAAGCGGGCTTAGTCGATAACAAAAAGGCAAAAAAGTTGTCGAAACAAGCACAGCATGAACAGCGTACAGGTCAAAATAATGACGCTGAAATGAAAGCCAAAATCGAGCAAGATAAACAACAAAAACTTGCCAAAGACCAAGCACTAAACCAAGAAAAACAACGTGTTTTAGATGAGAAAGCTCTTGTTGCAGCGATTTCTCAAATGATTTCTCAACATAAAATTAAAGACACGGATGGTGAAATCAGTTATCAATTCATTGATGCGGCTAAAATTAAAAAAGTATATATTAATCAACAAATTTACAATGCACTTGTATCTGGTAGCTTAGTTATTGCAAAGGAAAATAATAGCTATGCATTTTTACCCAAGGCTTTAGCTGAACGTATTAATGAAAAAATGGCAGGTTTTATTATTGTAAATAATACTGAAAACAACCAAGCAACCACTGATGAAGAAGACCCATATGCAGCATATGTGATTCCTGATGATTTAATGTGGTAA
- a CDS encoding YoaK family protein codes for MPFQKLPLWIQLGAFMLALNAGMINVIGLITLLHQSVSHMTGNASMLAMSIIHGDLSNIIFLTLVILSYVLGSSYSGFILGNSHFQLGRRYGLPLSLVALFILFSWFFSADYPRYGLLWACAAMGIQNAMVSHYQGAIIRTTHLSGVLTDLGLALGYLFRGLSVERKRVILHLLILVGFILGGVIATWAYPYLKLHTFLIPALLSFGLSCMYWLIYFRIHYLSK; via the coding sequence ATGCCTTTTCAAAAACTCCCGCTTTGGATCCAACTCGGTGCTTTTATGCTTGCTCTCAATGCAGGTATGATTAATGTAATCGGCTTAATTACCCTATTACATCAATCTGTGTCACATATGACAGGAAACGCCAGTATGCTTGCAATGAGCATTATCCATGGCGATTTGTCGAATATTATTTTCTTAACTTTGGTGATCCTAAGTTATGTACTCGGTTCTAGCTACAGTGGTTTTATTTTGGGAAATAGCCATTTTCAGCTTGGTCGCCGTTATGGTCTGCCCTTAAGTTTAGTTGCATTATTTATTTTATTTAGCTGGTTTTTTAGCGCAGATTATCCACGCTATGGTTTGCTGTGGGCTTGTGCGGCAATGGGGATTCAAAATGCAATGGTCAGCCATTATCAAGGTGCAATTATTCGAACAACTCATTTGTCGGGTGTATTAACGGATTTAGGACTAGCTTTAGGCTATTTATTTAGAGGTTTAAGCGTTGAAAGAAAAAGAGTAATTTTACATTTACTCATTTTAGTTGGATTTATCTTAGGTGGAGTAATTGCCACATGGGCATATCCTTATTTAAAATTACATACCTTCCTAATTCCTGCGCTGTTAAGTTTTGGCTTAAGCTGCATGTACTGGTTGATTTATTTTCGTATTCATTATCTTAGCAAATAA
- the sstT gene encoding serine/threonine transporter SstT — translation MFAALARLSLVTRILIAIVLGFIVAYLFPDAAAYVSILGDIFIKALKSVAPILVFVLVMSSIANFRVGQSNRQLKPILMLYAAGMLLAAFSSVFASLIFPSTLVFTSASEVALQPPGSVSEVLKNLLLSFITNPITALSEANFIGILAWAVGLGAALRHGSDTTKQVVTDVAEAINSIIRIVISLAPIGIFGLVVATFAQAGLETLENYAHLIAVLVATMFFVALVINPLLVALVMRRNPYPLVLKCLKESGITAFFTRSSAANIPVNLDLAKRLGVDEATAGVAIPLGATINMAGAAVTITVLTLATVNTLNIHVDFVTMMILSVVAVVTACGASGVAGGSLLLIPVACGLFGIPSEIAMQVVAIGMVISVLQDSTETALNSSTDVLFTAAVDLAKK, via the coding sequence ATGTTCGCTGCCCTAGCACGTTTAAGTTTAGTTACACGTATTCTTATTGCCATTGTACTTGGCTTTATAGTTGCATATCTTTTTCCAGATGCGGCTGCATATGTCAGTATTTTAGGTGACATTTTCATTAAAGCATTAAAATCTGTTGCGCCGATTTTAGTATTTGTCTTGGTGATGTCATCCATTGCAAATTTTAGAGTCGGGCAAAGCAACCGTCAGTTGAAACCTATTTTAATGTTATATGCGGCTGGCATGCTCTTAGCAGCATTTAGCTCTGTATTTGCAAGCCTTATATTTCCAAGCACTTTAGTTTTTACCAGTGCTTCTGAGGTTGCATTACAACCCCCTGGTAGTGTTTCAGAAGTCTTAAAAAATTTGCTTTTAAGTTTTATTACCAATCCTATCACAGCGCTGTCTGAAGCGAACTTCATTGGCATTCTGGCTTGGGCGGTTGGATTAGGCGCAGCTTTACGTCATGGCTCAGATACGACCAAACAAGTGGTAACAGATGTTGCTGAGGCAATTAACTCGATTATTCGTATTGTAATTAGCCTTGCACCGATTGGTATTTTTGGTTTAGTCGTTGCAACTTTTGCTCAAGCAGGATTAGAAACTTTAGAAAACTATGCGCATTTAATTGCAGTACTTGTTGCAACGATGTTCTTTGTCGCTTTAGTAATTAATCCATTGTTGGTAGCGCTCGTGATGCGCCGTAACCCTTACCCTTTGGTATTAAAGTGTTTAAAAGAAAGTGGAATTACCGCATTCTTTACACGTAGCTCCGCTGCAAATATTCCTGTGAATCTAGACCTAGCGAAGCGTTTGGGTGTCGATGAAGCTACTGCCGGTGTTGCTATACCTTTAGGGGCAACCATCAATATGGCAGGTGCAGCCGTTACTATTACTGTACTAACATTAGCCACTGTGAATACCCTAAACATTCATGTAGATTTTGTAACAATGATGATTTTATCTGTGGTCGCTGTGGTGACTGCATGTGGTGCTTCAGGAGTTGCTGGCGGTTCTTTATTATTGATTCCTGTGGCATGTGGTTTATTTGGTATTCCAAGTGAAATCGCTATGCAAGTCGTTGCGATTGGTATGGTGATCAGCGTGTTGCAAGATTCAACTGAAACTGCACTAAATTCCTCTACCGATGTATTGTTTACTGCTGCTGTAGACCTTGCTAAAAAATAA
- a CDS encoding SulP family inorganic anion transporter, with translation MPKTQFKLSSIFPAWQWLQHYNAPSFKADLLAALIVIAMLVPQGMAYAMVAGLPPITGLYASILPMIVYAIVGGSPTLSIGPVALISMMTFATLQPLYEIGSPVYIQAACLLAVLVGILSTLLGIFRFGFLIRLISHPVIKSFIIASAVLIALSQLKFLVNLPLKSGNIIEFAQSTFEYIALIHFPTLVFGMSAILLLIYAPQLIGFSLAKLNKNIIIFINKAIPLFLVFFSIALVQFFPLEQLGLKTVGEIPSGFPPLSMPFWSWDLVIQLLPGAAMITMVSFVESISIAQATAFQKRSELNSNQELVALGLANLSAGFSSSFPVTGSLSRTVVNADAGAKTPMAGVLSSLLIIIVSLYFTGIFKALPLAALAATIIVSIWKLVDFKPFIEAWRYSKADGIAMWVTFFGVLCIDISTGLIIGIVSTFILLLWRISRPHIAVIGLVEGTQHFRNISRHEVVTSANIISIRIDENLTFLNANTLKEFIIAEVSKNQDLHHVVMNCSSISNIDLSALEALEDINAELTKLKIQLHLSEVKGPVMDRLKISKLLQELSGNLYLTHYQAMYELDAQTFCARKSEAK, from the coding sequence ATGCCTAAGACTCAGTTCAAATTGAGTTCGATCTTTCCTGCTTGGCAGTGGCTTCAACATTATAATGCTCCATCCTTTAAAGCAGACTTACTTGCGGCGCTGATTGTAATTGCAATGCTCGTTCCTCAAGGCATGGCGTATGCAATGGTAGCAGGCCTACCACCTATTACAGGTTTATATGCCAGTATTCTACCGATGATTGTTTATGCAATTGTCGGGGGCAGTCCAACTTTGTCGATTGGACCTGTGGCATTGATCTCAATGATGACATTCGCTACTTTACAACCTTTATATGAGATAGGCTCGCCTGTATATATTCAAGCTGCATGTTTATTGGCAGTGCTGGTCGGTATCCTTTCCACTCTACTCGGTATTTTTAGATTTGGTTTTTTAATTCGCTTAATCAGCCATCCTGTCATTAAAAGTTTTATTATCGCTTCAGCAGTTTTAATTGCTTTAAGCCAACTCAAGTTCTTGGTAAATCTTCCCTTAAAATCTGGAAATATTATTGAATTTGCACAATCTACTTTTGAATATATTGCACTCATTCATTTTCCTACTTTAGTTTTTGGTATGAGTGCGATTTTATTGTTGATCTATGCCCCTCAACTGATTGGCTTTTCTTTGGCAAAATTAAATAAAAATATTATTATTTTTATTAATAAAGCTATTCCATTATTTTTAGTCTTTTTTTCGATTGCTTTGGTACAATTTTTTCCTCTAGAACAGCTTGGATTAAAAACTGTTGGGGAAATTCCATCAGGATTCCCACCGCTTTCCATGCCATTTTGGTCTTGGGATTTAGTGATTCAGCTTCTTCCTGGTGCTGCCATGATCACAATGGTAAGTTTTGTAGAATCGATTTCGATTGCACAGGCTACCGCATTTCAAAAGCGAAGTGAGTTAAATAGTAACCAAGAGTTGGTTGCACTGGGCTTGGCAAATTTAAGTGCAGGATTTAGCTCTTCTTTCCCTGTCACAGGAAGTTTATCTCGTACCGTGGTCAATGCCGATGCAGGTGCAAAAACGCCTATGGCGGGAGTATTATCTTCCCTCCTAATTATTATTGTGAGTTTATATTTCACTGGAATTTTTAAAGCATTACCCCTTGCAGCCTTAGCCGCAACAATCATTGTATCTATTTGGAAATTAGTGGATTTTAAACCTTTCATTGAAGCTTGGCGTTATTCAAAAGCCGATGGCATCGCCATGTGGGTTACTTTTTTTGGTGTGCTGTGCATTGATATTTCCACAGGTTTAATTATTGGTATTGTTTCAACTTTTATATTGCTTCTTTGGAGAATTAGCCGTCCACATATCGCCGTGATTGGCTTGGTGGAAGGGACTCAACATTTTAGAAATATTTCCCGACATGAAGTCGTTACCAGTGCCAACATTATTTCGATTCGTATTGATGAAAATTTAACTTTTTTAAATGCCAATACCTTAAAAGAATTTATTATTGCCGAAGTCAGCAAAAATCAAGATTTACATCATGTCGTGATGAATTGTTCTAGTATCAGTAATATCGATCTTAGTGCGTTGGAAGCGTTAGAAGATATCAATGCAGAACTCACCAAGTTAAAGATTCAACTACATTTGTCCGAAGTCAAAGGACCTGTCATGGATCGCTTAAAAATCTCTAAATTACTGCAAGAATTAAGTGGTAATCTCTATTTAACTCATTATCAAGCTATGTATGAATTAGATGCACAAACCTTTTGTGCAAGGAAAAGTGAGGCTAAATGA